A region from the Gemmatimonadota bacterium genome encodes:
- a CDS encoding sodium:solute symporter, translated as MSGLGPLDLAVVGVYLAGVVALGTLAGGRQESTRDYFLAGSGLPWWAISLSVVATETSALTFISVPAVSYGGDFWFLQLAAGYLVGRVAVAALLLPGYFRGDYLTAYAFLEHRFGPSARRFASVAFLVTRALGDSVRLFAVAIPVALVTGLPYAGAIALAGGATLLYTYRGGLRSVVWVDVAQMALYVVGGVAALVLLVRAVPGGWEGIVAAGRDAGRFRILHVAGGPADARWVVTGLVGGAFLSLASHGVDHLIVQRLLAARGLAAARRAVVASGFLVFAQFALFLTVGVGLFAYYGGRPFATNDEVLTAFVIERFPPGLAGLIVAALLAAAMSTVSSSLNALASSTTLDLYAPLTGRSGADLLRAGRRFTLAWAVILTGGAILFQFAASDTPVVVVALQVASFTYGGLLGAYLLGLVVPAAGERQVVIAMATTFMIMTALWAVQQFGVVRPLFHGLWYAAVGALLTVVVGWGATRAAGGVRRISVKGSSEVRERSSSGHRNVTDR; from the coding sequence GTGAGCGGTCTGGGGCCGCTGGATCTCGCCGTCGTCGGGGTCTACCTGGCGGGGGTGGTGGCCCTCGGCACCTTGGCAGGGGGCCGGCAGGAGAGCACGCGCGACTACTTCCTCGCGGGGAGCGGGCTCCCCTGGTGGGCCATCTCCCTCTCCGTGGTGGCGACCGAAACCAGCGCGCTCACCTTCATCAGCGTGCCGGCCGTGTCCTACGGCGGGGACTTCTGGTTCCTGCAACTGGCGGCGGGCTATCTGGTGGGCCGCGTTGCGGTCGCCGCGCTGCTGCTGCCCGGTTACTTCCGCGGCGACTACCTCACCGCGTACGCCTTCCTCGAGCACCGCTTCGGCCCCTCCGCTCGCCGCTTCGCCTCGGTGGCGTTCCTCGTTACCCGCGCGCTCGGAGACAGCGTGCGCCTCTTCGCCGTGGCAATCCCCGTGGCGCTCGTGACCGGACTGCCTTACGCCGGCGCCATCGCGCTCGCCGGGGGCGCGACGCTGCTCTACACGTACCGCGGCGGCCTGCGCTCGGTGGTCTGGGTGGACGTGGCGCAGATGGCCCTGTACGTGGTGGGCGGGGTGGCCGCGCTCGTGCTGCTGGTGCGCGCGGTGCCGGGCGGGTGGGAGGGCATCGTGGCCGCGGGCCGCGACGCCGGCCGCTTCCGGATCCTCCATGTGGCCGGGGGGCCTGCGGACGCGCGCTGGGTGGTCACCGGCCTGGTGGGCGGGGCGTTCCTCTCCCTCGCGAGCCACGGCGTCGACCACCTGATCGTGCAGCGCCTGCTGGCGGCGCGTGGGCTGGCCGCGGCGCGGCGCGCGGTGGTGGCGAGCGGGTTCCTGGTGTTCGCGCAATTCGCGCTTTTCCTCACCGTGGGCGTGGGCCTGTTCGCCTACTACGGAGGCAGGCCGTTCGCGACCAACGACGAGGTGCTCACGGCCTTCGTGATCGAGCGGTTCCCGCCGGGACTGGCGGGGCTGATCGTGGCCGCGCTGCTGGCCGCCGCGATGTCCACCGTGTCGTCTTCGCTGAACGCGCTGGCCTCGTCCACCACGCTGGATCTGTACGCGCCGCTCACCGGCAGATCCGGCGCCGACCTGCTCAGGGCGGGCCGCAGGTTTACCCTGGCCTGGGCGGTTATCCTGACCGGCGGCGCGATCCTGTTCCAGTTCGCGGCTTCGGACACGCCGGTGGTCGTGGTCGCGCTTCAGGTGGCATCGTTCACCTACGGCGGGCTGCTGGGCGCCTACCTGCTGGGCCTGGTGGTGCCCGCCGCGGGCGAGCGCCAGGTGGTCATCGCCATGGCGACAACGTTCATGATCATGACCGCGCTGTGGGCGGTTCAGCAGTTCGGGGTCGTACGCCCGCTCTTCCACGGGCTGTGGTACGCTGCGGTCGGCGCGCTCCTGACCGTCGTGGTCGGCTGGGGAGCCACGCGAGCCGCCGGCGGTGTCAGGAGAATATCCGTGAAAGGTTCGAGCGAAGTGAGAGAGAGGTCATCATCGGGTCACCGAAACGTCACAGATCGATGA
- a CDS encoding lyase translates to MPGIARVLSAALVGIVLAAMGATAQDIDLPGAVEIREWRVPYLNSRPRDPYVAPDGRVWFVGQRTHYVAVLDPESGEFTRFPLDDGAGPHNLIVDDEGAIWYAGNRARHIGIMDPETGAVEKVMMPDEAARDPHTLVFSGDDHIWFTLQSSNKVGRLTRSTREVELLDVPTQAARPYGIAVDGAGRPWIAEVGTNVLGTVDPATMEYEEIRLPRSEARPRRIGLTTDGGVWYVDYAQGYVGRLDPETRAVREWRAPGAEQSGPYAMAIDDRDRIWFVETRQQPNMLIGFDPETEYFFVKTAIPSGGGSVRHMVFHAPTRTIWFGTDANTVGRVTVP, encoded by the coding sequence ATGCCTGGAATCGCACGCGTGCTTTCGGCCGCGCTGGTGGGGATCGTGCTGGCCGCCATGGGCGCCACCGCGCAGGACATCGACCTCCCGGGCGCGGTGGAGATCCGCGAATGGCGGGTGCCCTACCTGAACAGCCGCCCGCGCGATCCCTACGTCGCGCCGGACGGCCGCGTGTGGTTCGTGGGACAGCGCACCCACTACGTAGCCGTGCTCGACCCGGAGTCCGGGGAGTTCACGCGCTTCCCGCTGGACGACGGCGCCGGCCCGCACAACCTCATCGTGGACGACGAGGGCGCCATATGGTACGCGGGCAACCGGGCGCGGCACATCGGCATCATGGACCCCGAAACCGGCGCCGTCGAGAAGGTCATGATGCCCGACGAGGCGGCGCGCGACCCGCACACGCTGGTCTTCAGCGGCGACGACCACATCTGGTTCACGCTGCAGAGCTCCAACAAGGTCGGCCGCCTCACGCGCAGCACCCGCGAGGTGGAGCTGCTCGACGTGCCCACCCAGGCCGCCAGGCCGTACGGCATAGCGGTGGACGGCGCCGGGCGGCCCTGGATCGCGGAGGTGGGCACCAACGTCCTCGGCACCGTGGACCCGGCCACCATGGAGTACGAGGAAATCCGGCTGCCGCGCTCCGAGGCTCGCCCGCGCCGCATCGGGCTGACCACCGACGGCGGTGTCTGGTACGTGGACTACGCGCAGGGCTACGTGGGGCGGCTCGACCCCGAGACCCGCGCGGTTCGCGAGTGGCGCGCGCCGGGGGCGGAGCAGTCGGGTCCGTACGCCATGGCGATCGACGACCGGGACCGCATCTGGTTCGTCGAAACGCGGCAGCAACCGAACATGCTGATCGGCTTCGATCCCGAAACAGAATACTTCTTCGTGAAGACCGCCATTCCGAGCGGCGGCGGCTCGGTGAGGCACATGGTCTTCCACGCCCCCACTCGCACAATCTGGTTCGGCACCGACGCCAACACCGTCGGTCGCGTGACCGTCCCCTGA